A stretch of DNA from Lotus japonicus ecotype B-129 chromosome 4, LjGifu_v1.2:
AAGTGACACTTATAAGGTGGTGGGAATTGCGATTTCTCTTCGGGGCCAAGAGTGGCATTGGGAGACAGCGGTTTATTGTATGGGTGATAGTTGTTGGAGAGAGATTTCGAGTAAACCTAGTTTCGGACTTTCGCCAAGGGGACGCACTGGCACTGGACTGTTTGCGGGTGGTTGTCTTAATTGGTTAGCAGTTGAGGAGTTGAAAAGGCCTAAACAAAACCTCCAGCGGTTGCCATTGGTGATTCTTTCATTTGACATGCATAAAGAGACTTATAGATCTTTTTCATTGCATGAAGATATTAGTGTTGTTAATACACACCTTAGTGTTTTGGGAAATTGTCTGTGCCTTTTTCAAGACCGTAAAGGAACCCATTTTGATGTGTGGCAAATGAGAGAGTACGGTGTTCGAGAGTCTTGGACTCGATTGGTGAGTGTCAGCTATGAACATCTTGAAGCTGATAACTGTTCAATGCTTAGGTCGTGGCCGCTGATCTTCTTGGGTGAAGATGGTGACATCCTAATGCTCATCAGAAATAAAAATCTGGATGTTATGTTGTGTAATCTAAGTGATAATAGTGTGAAATATGTTCAACGTCCTGCCAACAAACATTGGAGGTGGGCCCATGGTTATGTAGAAAGTCTAGTTTCACCTTATTAAGATTAAGGTTATTGTCATGATTTGGGTTGAAGGTTGGACCTGTACTGGTTTGTTTTCGAATCTGATCTGCTGTGTATGCTGCTAAATCATCACTGCTCAATTGGTTCCTTTCAATCTGCTGCATTGTATCTGTTAATGGTTTTCTGTCTTATGCTGAAGGCTGGACCTGGACTGTTTTCTACCCTGTTCTCCTGTGCCTGCTGCTGAGTTTGAGTGCTGTTTGTGAACTCGCTGGATTGGGGCTGCCTTTGCGTTTTCTTTGGGTGGATGTAGCTTCTGTTCTTgcttttttctccttttattgtTCCTATGTATCTTTGTTTACTTTATTTCTTTCTAGCTTGCTGTCAAGGCTTTggcctttttattttcttgtcaTTCCACTGATGCAGCGCTttgtattgttttaatttatgctTTTTCTTCATGTAATCCCTTTTCGGTGCTTAAACTCTTGCCTACTTCATGAGAAGGTTGTTCTCATGGCTTTTCTCATCAATAATATTTCTATTTTCTTGAAAAAAAAGATTAAGGTTATTGTCTCCTCCTTGACTGACCCAAGCAGCTCACTTATGGTATTGCTGAAAGTGACTGTTATTTTTGGTATTTTCATTCGGTCCCATTCCAAGtaatttttctttcatgtttCTCTCTGGTATTGCATTATTCTTTTGTTGTTTGGTCTGTACTGATTTTGCAAACCATTAATCCTCTAAGATAATTGAAACTTATACATGGCAGATAAGCCAGAATTGGCATATTCTGGAGCTCAAATCTGAACGCAAGGCTAGCATAAATTTTGTCCAAACAAAGCCCTAAAACATTGACTAAATGGTTGTGCAGTAAATAAACTCAGTATTACAGTATATTATATTCTGGCAAGCTTGATGTGTAGATTACAAACTCATAATCGATCAATATTCTTTCCACTGTTTAAATGAAATGGTTCTACACAACATCAAGTTGCACCCTAACTATTCGCTTTTGATCATTGTTTTGAACGATTAATTAACTTACTGGGTCTTGAGTCTTCTGCAACTGATAACTGAGCTGCTTCTTCAACTTTATAGAACATTTCTCTTTTTCTATTCCCTTTTTTTAAGAATCCATATGAAGAACTTATATTAGCAACACTAaccttcaatttcaattttcaagtaTGAATTTAACCTTTTATACCTGGTTGAGTACATGAGTTCTTTCTTGGTGTTGAATTCTTTCATCACTTTCTTCCTCCACATTCTCTAAAATTTGTTTCAGAATCTTTTCTTCCTCTGCATCAAGATTTTGCATACACTGTTCAAATGCAGATAACAGCACTGGACTAAATATAGAGTCCTCACTGGACTCATCTGACTGATTTGCCTACTCATTTTTTCAGGTGATTGATAGATATAAAGACTTGGCATTCTCAGAGTATGCAAGGGTAGGAAGAGCGCTGATTCTGTATGAAGTTGGTGACAGAGAACAAGCGATTGCAGAGATGGAAGACGTTTCAATATCTCTCTAAGAGGGTATCCAGGTATGTTCACAGGCTTAGCATTTTATAATTATGCTGCAGAAGGAAAATATTCACCTTTctctaatattattttttttccctcAAGCAGAAGTACATGCAGCTCTTGCAGCAGCCTTATCTTGCCCTACCAAAATCATGGCAAATTATTAAAAGTATCTCAACAGCTCTCTCACTGTATTCTTGATCAGATACCTTGAAAACCAAGTTGACCAAAGTTTTGATACCATTTGGGTGGTTCGTCACCCTCTTTAGCACTTTCTAGCTCCAAATACTTGTATCATTTTGTAACGTTCAGATTGATTTCTGTTCTAAATTTGTCTATGAGCGAAAGTAACTCAAACTTGATTATTAACTTTTCTCTTTTTGGAATCACTTTTGAA
This window harbors:
- the LOC130715507 gene encoding F-box/kelch-repeat protein At3g23880-like, with translation MMKLGIEFLPWEIQVEILSWLPVKTLMQFKCVCKSWKSLISNDKLFKKNHLHKSARNNHCLFTLQVGEGCYHDEDEDHCLVPCPVRRLVEDPSSLIDEDGCCNLKGKYWLIDSCNGLVCFRYTWGYTWGYDCLPGRFRFWNPATRLWSKKSPTLIMDRMLFGFGYDDSSDTYKVVGIAISLRGQEWHWETAVYCMGDSCWREISSKPSFGLSPRGRTGTGLFAGGCLNWLAVEELKRPKQNLQRLPLVILSFDMHKETYRSFSLHEDISVVNTHLSVLGNCLCLFQDRKGTHFDVWQMREYGVRESWTRLVSVSYEHLEADNCSMLRSWPLIFLGEDGDILMLIRNKNLDVMLCNLSDNSVKYVQRPANKHWRWAHGYVESLVSPY